One part of the Mycobacterium marinum genome encodes these proteins:
- a CDS encoding RND family transporter → MTPEHSAGRPFIARTIQKFSLPVILLWIALTVGANLLAPQLEEVAKEHSVSLSPSDAPSLIAMRRIGKDFQQFDSDNTTMIVLESNAKLGDEAHRYYDALIAKLSQDKTNIQHIDNFWGDRLTAASSQSVDGKAAYVQLYLTGGLGSARANDSVAAVARILDDVPPPPGIKAYLTGPGALGADQDTSGNSSLQRLTAVTIAVITIVLLIAYRSIAAVVVMLLTVGIELLAARGVIAALAANDLIGLSTFAINVLTALTIAASTDYIIFLVGRYQEARMAGQDRELAYYTMFRGTSHVVLGSGLTVAGAMYCLSFTRLPYFQTLGSPCSIGLLAVILASLTLAPAVIALTTKFGVFEPKRATTTRRWRRIGTIVVRWPGPVLVAAALISLIGLLALPKYQTNYNERHYIPAGAPSNIGYRASDRHFPPARMEPEVLMIEADHDLRNPTDMMLLDRIAKGVFHLPGIARVQGITRPLGSPLDHSSIPFQLNMQNAMTIENMGYLKARVADMYTMIDELQHMIDIAARQQELTQQLNDASHDMLTHNKQMQANTDQLRDQIAEFDDLWRPIRSYFYWERHCSDIPICWSLRSLFDAIDGVDKLSEDVGTLTDDLDRIDELQPKLLALLPPMIATMQTVKSLTQTTASTFSALITQMDDMTRNATAMGQALDASKNDDSFYLPPEAFDNPDFQRGLTLFLSPDGTAARFIITHKGDPATAEGIAHIDPILLAASEAVKGTPLATANIYLAGTAATYKDISEGSTYDLLIAVVATLCLIFVVMLAITRSVVASAVIVGTVALSLGAAFGLSVLLWQHILHMPLHWLVLPMAVIVMLAVGSDYNLLLVARFQEEIGAGLKTGMIRAMASTGRVVTIAGLVFAFTMGSMLTSDLRVVGQVGTTIMIGLLFDTLVVRSFMMPAIAALLGRWFWWPRRVPTHAASPPAVTANPGAAATSVLA, encoded by the coding sequence GTGACGCCCGAACACAGCGCGGGGCGCCCCTTTATCGCCCGGACTATCCAAAAATTTTCGCTACCGGTCATTTTGCTCTGGATCGCGCTCACCGTCGGCGCCAACCTGCTGGCACCACAACTAGAAGAGGTCGCCAAAGAGCATTCGGTGTCGTTGAGCCCCAGTGATGCTCCGTCACTGATCGCGATGCGGCGCATCGGCAAAGACTTTCAGCAGTTCGACTCCGACAACACCACGATGATCGTGCTGGAGAGCAATGCCAAACTCGGCGACGAAGCCCACCGCTACTACGACGCACTAATTGCCAAGCTGTCGCAGGACAAGACGAACATCCAACACATCGACAATTTCTGGGGCGACAGGCTCACGGCCGCGAGTTCGCAAAGCGTCGACGGCAAGGCCGCCTATGTGCAGCTGTACCTCACCGGTGGCCTGGGCAGTGCCAGAGCCAACGATTCCGTTGCCGCAGTTGCGCGGATCCTCGACGATGTGCCGCCGCCACCCGGAATCAAGGCCTACCTGACCGGCCCCGGTGCACTCGGCGCCGATCAAGACACGTCCGGCAACAGCAGTCTGCAACGGTTGACCGCGGTCACGATTGCGGTGATCACCATCGTGCTGTTGATCGCCTATCGATCGATTGCGGCCGTTGTGGTGATGCTGCTCACAGTCGGGATCGAGCTGCTTGCGGCACGCGGCGTGATCGCTGCGCTGGCCGCCAACGACCTGATTGGCCTATCGACCTTCGCCATCAATGTCTTGACGGCACTGACGATCGCGGCGTCGACGGACTACATCATCTTTCTGGTCGGCCGCTACCAAGAGGCCCGGATGGCCGGCCAGGACCGAGAGCTCGCGTACTACACCATGTTCCGCGGGACAAGTCACGTCGTCTTGGGATCCGGGCTGACCGTCGCCGGAGCGATGTACTGCCTGAGCTTCACCAGGCTCCCCTACTTCCAAACCCTCGGGTCACCATGCTCGATCGGTCTGCTGGCGGTGATCCTGGCCTCATTGACCCTGGCGCCGGCAGTCATCGCCCTAACAACCAAATTCGGCGTATTCGAACCCAAACGCGCCACCACAACCCGGCGTTGGCGCCGCATCGGCACCATCGTGGTGCGCTGGCCGGGCCCGGTCCTGGTCGCCGCGGCACTGATCTCGCTGATCGGACTGCTCGCCCTGCCCAAGTACCAAACCAACTACAACGAGCGCCATTACATCCCGGCCGGCGCCCCCTCCAACATCGGCTACCGCGCATCGGACCGCCACTTCCCCCCGGCCCGCATGGAACCCGAAGTGCTGATGATCGAGGCCGACCACGATCTGCGCAATCCCACCGACATGATGCTGCTGGACCGGATCGCCAAAGGCGTGTTCCACCTTCCCGGCATCGCACGTGTCCAAGGCATCACCAGGCCACTGGGCTCACCGCTCGACCACAGTTCGATCCCGTTTCAGCTCAACATGCAAAACGCCATGACCATCGAGAACATGGGTTACCTCAAAGCCCGCGTCGCCGACATGTACACCATGATCGATGAGCTGCAACACATGATCGATATCGCGGCGCGCCAACAAGAACTGACCCAACAGCTCAACGACGCCAGCCACGACATGCTCACCCACAACAAGCAGATGCAGGCCAACACCGACCAACTGCGTGATCAGATCGCCGAATTCGACGACCTGTGGCGACCCATCAGAAGCTACTTCTACTGGGAACGCCACTGTTCGGACATCCCGATCTGTTGGTCACTGCGGTCCCTGTTCGACGCGATCGACGGCGTCGACAAGCTCAGCGAAGACGTCGGCACGCTCACCGACGACCTCGATCGCATCGACGAACTCCAACCCAAACTGCTCGCCCTGCTGCCCCCGATGATCGCCACCATGCAAACCGTGAAGAGCCTCACCCAAACCACGGCCAGCACCTTCTCGGCACTGATCACCCAAATGGACGACATGACCCGCAACGCCACCGCCATGGGGCAGGCCCTCGACGCCTCTAAGAACGACGACTCCTTCTATCTGCCGCCGGAAGCCTTCGACAATCCCGACTTTCAACGGGGTCTGACCCTGTTCCTATCCCCCGACGGCACCGCGGCCCGGTTCATCATCACCCACAAGGGCGATCCCGCCACCGCCGAGGGAATCGCCCACATCGACCCGATCCTGCTGGCCGCGAGCGAGGCGGTGAAAGGAACCCCACTGGCAACCGCCAACATCTACCTGGCCGGCACCGCGGCCACCTACAAGGACATCAGCGAGGGCAGCACCTATGACCTACTGATCGCGGTGGTGGCCACCCTATGTCTGATCTTCGTGGTCATGCTGGCCATCACCAGAAGCGTTGTGGCCTCCGCGGTCATCGTCGGCACGGTGGCACTCTCGCTGGGCGCCGCCTTTGGACTCTCGGTCCTGTTGTGGCAGCACATCTTGCACATGCCGCTGCACTGGCTGGTGCTGCCCATGGCCGTGATCGTCATGCTGGCCGTCGGATCGGACTACAACCTGCTGCTGGTCGCCCGATTCCAGGAAGAGATCGGCGCCGGCCTCAAGACCGGCATGATCCGAGCCATGGCCAGCACCGGCCGCGTCGTCACCATCGCCGGACTGGTGTTTGCCTTCACTATGGGCTCCATGCTCACCAGCGACCTGCGCGTGGTCGGCCAGGTCGGCACCACCATCATGATCGGACTGTTGTTCGACACCCTGGTTGTCCGCTCTTTCATGATGCCCGCCATCGCGGCCCTGCTCGGCCGCTGGTTCTGGTGGCCGCGCCGGGTACCCACGCACGCCGCTTCGCCGCCGGCCGTTACGGCCAATCCCGGTGCGGCCGCGACGTCTGTGCTGGCTTGA
- a CDS encoding MmpS family transport accessory protein gives MVSLFRRMWVPIVMILVAIVGASVVMRLHGVFGSHRYVPDAGNSDAIVAFNPKYVRYEVLGPPGTVVTVNYLDAQAEPHEVANAAIPWSLTIVTTLTSVVAHLVAQGNSATLSCRITVNGVVRAERTADAHDAATSCLVKSA, from the coding sequence ATGGTCAGCCTTTTTCGGCGGATGTGGGTGCCGATCGTGATGATCCTCGTCGCAATTGTCGGGGCATCGGTGGTAATGCGCTTGCATGGCGTCTTCGGCTCACATCGATATGTGCCGGATGCGGGCAACTCCGACGCCATTGTCGCGTTCAACCCGAAGTACGTTCGCTACGAGGTTCTTGGTCCTCCGGGAACGGTCGTCACGGTCAATTACCTCGATGCCCAGGCCGAACCACACGAAGTCGCCAACGCCGCGATCCCATGGTCGTTGACCATCGTGACCACACTGACCTCGGTGGTTGCCCACCTCGTGGCGCAGGGCAACAGCGCAACCCTGAGCTGTCGCATCACCGTCAACGGCGTGGTCCGCGCCGAGCGCACGGCCGATGCCCACGATGCCGCGACTAGCTGCCTAGTGAAATCTGCGTGA
- a CDS encoding aminotransferase class I/II-fold pyridoxal phosphate-dependent enzyme: MDLFAKLVADQDPLFQLSRAIHGIATFPKLGGAAGTRMTWRDDEYIIWNLNNYLGLADHPEVRAADAEFAGRYGLATPMGSRMMSGETDDLELLESELADYAQKPAALVLNYGYQGMISLIDSLTTEVDWIVSDAENHACIIDGIRLHRKRGERTRMFAHNDIDQLETHLAEINRVRSPDSGVLVVTEGVFGMSGDQGALREIAALKQQYDFRLLVDDAHGFGVLGPNGGGTGEQQGVQDDIDLYFGTFTKAAAGAGAFVASQADVIWKLRYTMRSQIFSRGLPWPIVAGNRVRLGLLRRSDDLRRRAHAVAGKLQASLTEESLNIGKANSLITPVYLPMDPLSALAFLTELRHKHGTFCSAVTYPVVPPGIVQLRLISTAGHDIADVEPTVKAIAAVYKELTGNQTIPQLDDAPT, translated from the coding sequence ATGGATCTATTCGCCAAACTTGTCGCAGATCAGGATCCGCTGTTTCAACTTTCACGTGCCATCCACGGGATAGCGACATTTCCCAAGTTAGGCGGAGCCGCCGGCACGCGAATGACGTGGCGCGACGATGAATACATCATCTGGAACCTCAACAACTACCTTGGGCTGGCCGACCATCCCGAAGTCCGGGCGGCCGATGCCGAGTTCGCAGGCCGCTACGGACTGGCGACTCCCATGGGCTCGAGAATGATGTCCGGCGAAACCGACGATCTCGAGCTACTCGAAAGCGAACTGGCCGACTATGCGCAAAAGCCGGCAGCACTGGTCCTCAACTATGGCTATCAAGGCATGATCTCGCTGATTGACTCCCTGACCACCGAGGTGGACTGGATCGTGTCGGATGCGGAAAACCATGCCTGCATCATCGATGGGATTCGATTGCACCGTAAACGCGGTGAACGGACCCGAATGTTCGCCCACAACGACATTGACCAACTCGAGACACACCTGGCCGAAATCAACCGGGTGCGGAGCCCCGACTCCGGGGTGTTGGTGGTCACAGAGGGCGTCTTCGGAATGTCCGGCGATCAGGGCGCATTGCGCGAAATCGCGGCACTCAAGCAGCAGTACGACTTCCGGTTGCTCGTTGACGACGCACATGGATTCGGCGTTCTCGGCCCCAACGGCGGCGGCACCGGGGAACAACAGGGCGTCCAGGACGATATCGACCTCTATTTCGGCACCTTCACCAAGGCCGCCGCGGGCGCCGGAGCATTCGTCGCATCACAGGCCGATGTCATTTGGAAGCTTCGCTACACGATGCGGTCCCAGATCTTCTCCCGCGGCTTGCCCTGGCCGATCGTCGCGGGTAACCGGGTGCGTTTGGGGTTGCTGCGGCGTAGCGACGACCTGCGCCGACGAGCGCACGCGGTGGCCGGCAAACTTCAGGCCTCGCTGACCGAAGAAAGTCTCAACATCGGGAAAGCGAACTCTCTCATCACGCCGGTGTACCTGCCGATGGACCCGCTGTCGGCTCTCGCATTCTTGACCGAATTGCGCCATAAGCACGGAACATTCTGCTCGGCGGTGACCTATCCGGTGGTACCGCCCGGGATCGTTCAACTGCGCTTGATCTCAACCGCGGGCCACGACATCGCTGATGTCGAGCCGACGGTAAAAGCCATCGCGGCCGTCTACAAGGAATTGACCGGAAACCAGACCATCCCGCAGCTCGATGATGCGCCCACCTGA
- a CDS encoding IclR family transcriptional regulator has protein sequence MRQDSGIGVIDKAVGLLRATAESPCGLAELCERTGLPRATAYRLAAALEVHRLLGRDEDGRWGLGPAITELAAHVDDPLLTAGATVLPRLRETTGESVQLYRREGTSRVCVAALEPPAGLRDTVPVGARLPMTAGSGAKVLLAHSDPATQQAVLPTAKFTDRVLAEVRRRGWAQSVAEREPGVASVSAPVRDSRGVVVAAISVSGPIDRIGRRPGARWAADLLAAADELARRL, from the coding sequence GTGAGACAGGATAGCGGCATCGGCGTCATCGACAAAGCGGTGGGTCTGTTGCGCGCCACCGCGGAATCACCCTGCGGTTTGGCCGAACTATGCGAACGGACCGGCCTGCCCAGAGCCACCGCATACCGGCTGGCGGCGGCCCTAGAGGTCCATCGCCTGCTGGGGCGGGACGAGGACGGACGCTGGGGCCTGGGCCCCGCGATCACCGAGCTCGCGGCCCATGTCGACGATCCCCTGCTGACCGCCGGCGCGACCGTGCTGCCCCGATTGCGCGAGACCACCGGCGAAAGCGTGCAGCTGTACCGCCGCGAAGGCACGTCACGGGTGTGTGTGGCGGCGCTGGAACCACCTGCGGGCCTTCGCGATACGGTTCCGGTCGGCGCCCGGCTACCGATGACGGCGGGCTCCGGAGCCAAGGTGCTACTGGCCCACAGCGACCCGGCCACCCAGCAAGCCGTCCTACCAACCGCCAAATTCACCGACCGGGTGCTGGCCGAAGTACGCCGCCGGGGTTGGGCGCAGAGCGTGGCCGAGCGCGAACCCGGAGTGGCAAGCGTCTCGGCGCCGGTGCGCGATAGCCGCGGTGTCGTCGTCGCCGCCATATCGGTATCCGGTCCGATCGACCGGATCGGTCGACGGCCCGGGGCGCGTTGGGCCGCCGACCTGTTGGCCGCGGCCGACGAACTCGCGCGCCGGCTGTAG
- the leuC gene encoding 3-isopropylmalate dehydratase large subunit — MALQTREARTLAEKVWDDHVVVSGRNEAPDLIYIDLHLVHEVTSPQAFDGLRLAGRPVRRPDLTIATEDHNVPTVDIDKPIADPVSRTQVETLRRNCAEFGIRLHPMGDVEQGIVHVVGPQLGLTQPGMTIVCGDSHTSTHGAFGALAMGIGTSEVEHVLATQTLPLRPFKTMAVNVDGQLPAGVSAKDIILALIAKIGTGGGQGHVIEYRGSAIESLSMEGRMTICNMSIEAGARAGMVAPDETTYEYLRDRPHAPTGAQWDAALGYWQQLRTDPGAVFDTEVHLDAAELSPFVTWGTNPGQGVPLCATVPDPELIGDDGERQAAEKALAYMDLEPGKAMRDIAVDAVFVGSCTNGRIEDLRVVAEVLRGRKVAPGVRMLIVPGSMRVRAQAEKEGLGEVFTVAGAEWRQAGCSMCLGMNPDQLAPGERCAATSNRNFEGRQGKGGRTHLVSPAVAAATAVRGTLSAPADLN, encoded by the coding sequence ATGGCACTGCAGACGCGCGAGGCGCGCACGCTGGCTGAGAAGGTCTGGGACGACCACGTCGTGGTGTCCGGTCGGAACGAGGCTCCCGACCTGATCTACATCGATCTGCATCTGGTGCATGAGGTCACCAGCCCGCAGGCATTCGATGGTCTGCGCCTGGCCGGCCGCCCGGTGCGACGGCCCGATCTGACCATCGCCACCGAGGATCACAATGTGCCGACCGTCGATATCGATAAGCCGATCGCCGATCCGGTGTCTCGGACCCAGGTGGAGACATTGCGGCGTAATTGCGCGGAATTCGGCATCCGGCTGCACCCAATGGGTGATGTCGAGCAGGGCATCGTGCACGTCGTGGGACCTCAGTTGGGCCTCACTCAGCCGGGAATGACCATCGTCTGTGGTGACAGCCACACTTCGACACATGGCGCGTTCGGTGCCTTGGCGATGGGCATCGGCACTTCCGAAGTCGAGCATGTGCTCGCAACACAGACGCTGCCGTTGCGGCCGTTTAAGACGATGGCGGTCAATGTGGATGGGCAACTACCCGCAGGAGTGTCGGCCAAGGACATCATCCTTGCGCTGATCGCCAAGATCGGCACCGGCGGTGGGCAGGGGCACGTCATCGAATACCGGGGCAGCGCCATTGAATCGCTGTCCATGGAAGGCCGGATGACGATCTGCAACATGAGCATTGAGGCCGGCGCCCGAGCCGGGATGGTGGCGCCGGACGAGACCACTTACGAGTACTTGCGAGACCGGCCACACGCCCCAACCGGTGCCCAGTGGGATGCCGCGCTTGGGTACTGGCAACAACTGCGGACCGATCCTGGCGCCGTCTTCGACACCGAGGTCCATCTCGACGCCGCCGAGCTGAGCCCCTTTGTTACGTGGGGAACCAATCCCGGCCAGGGCGTGCCGCTTTGCGCCACGGTGCCCGATCCCGAGCTCATCGGCGATGACGGCGAGCGCCAGGCCGCCGAGAAAGCATTGGCGTACATGGACCTTGAGCCAGGAAAAGCCATGCGCGATATCGCGGTCGATGCCGTGTTCGTCGGGTCGTGCACCAACGGCCGGATCGAGGATCTGCGGGTCGTGGCCGAAGTGCTGCGTGGCCGCAAGGTCGCCCCAGGGGTGCGAATGCTCATCGTTCCCGGCTCCATGCGGGTGCGTGCCCAGGCCGAGAAGGAGGGTCTGGGTGAGGTCTTCACGGTCGCGGGCGCCGAATGGCGGCAGGCGGGATGCTCTATGTGCCTAGGGATGAACCCCGATCAGCTCGCACCGGGGGAGCGCTGTGCGGCGACGTCCAACCGCAACTTCGAGGGGCGCCAGGGCAAGGGCGGGCGGACACATTTGGTCTCGCCGGCGGTGGCCGCTGCAACCGCGGTTCGCGGCACCCTATCCGCGCCTGCCGATTTGAATTGA
- the leuD gene encoding 3-isopropylmalate dehydratase small subunit, translating to MEAFDTHTGIGVPLRRSNVDTDQIIPAVFLKRVTRTGFEDGLFASWRSDPSFVLNLSPFDRGSVLVAGPDFGTGSSREHAVWALMDYGFRVVISSRFGDIFRGNAGKAGLLAAEVDQDGVELLWKLIEQSPGLEITVNLQDRNVIAGTVVLPFRIDDHTAWRLLEGLDDIALTLRKLDAIEAYEAGYPAWKPRTLPTS from the coding sequence ATGGAAGCCTTTGACACCCACACCGGAATCGGTGTACCGCTGCGCCGGTCCAATGTCGACACCGATCAGATCATTCCCGCGGTTTTCCTGAAGCGTGTCACGCGAACCGGTTTCGAGGACGGGTTGTTCGCCAGCTGGCGCTCGGATCCGTCATTCGTGCTAAACCTCAGCCCCTTTGACCGGGGCTCGGTGTTGGTGGCCGGGCCGGATTTCGGCACCGGATCCTCCCGCGAGCATGCCGTCTGGGCGCTCATGGACTACGGATTCCGGGTGGTCATCTCGTCGAGGTTCGGCGATATCTTTCGCGGGAACGCGGGCAAGGCGGGTCTGTTGGCCGCCGAAGTCGACCAAGATGGCGTTGAACTTCTTTGGAAGCTCATCGAGCAGAGTCCAGGTTTGGAAATCACTGTCAATCTTCAAGATCGAAATGTGATTGCGGGAACAGTGGTGCTGCCGTTCAGGATTGACGACCACACCGCGTGGCGACTCCTTGAAGGTCTTGACGATATAGCCCTTACGCTGCGGAAACTCGATGCAATCGAGGCATATGAGGCTGGTTATCCGGCGTGGAAACCGCGCACTTTGCCTACCTCCTGA
- a CDS encoding HU family DNA-binding protein, whose amino-acid sequence MNKAELIDVLTQKLGSDRRQATAAVENVVDTIVRAVHKGDSVTITGFGVFEQRRRAARVARNPRTGETVKVKPTSVPAFRPGAQFKAVVSGAQRLPAEGPAVKRGVMASAAAKKAAKKAPAKKAATKTAAKKAATKAPAKKAATKAPAKKAATKAPAKKAVTKVTKAPAKKVTKATVKKTAAKAPVRKAATKAPAKKAAAKRPATKAPAKKATSTRRGRK is encoded by the coding sequence ATGAACAAAGCAGAGCTCATTGACGTGCTCACACAGAAATTGGGCTCGGACCGTAGGCAGGCAACCGCGGCCGTCGAGAATGTTGTCGACACCATTGTGCGCGCCGTGCACAAGGGCGACAGCGTCACGATTACCGGATTTGGGGTGTTTGAACAGCGTCGCCGTGCGGCCCGGGTGGCCCGCAATCCGCGTACCGGTGAGACGGTGAAGGTCAAGCCGACGTCCGTCCCGGCATTTCGCCCAGGCGCGCAATTCAAAGCGGTTGTCTCTGGCGCACAGCGTCTCCCGGCGGAGGGCCCGGCGGTCAAGCGTGGCGTGATGGCGAGCGCCGCTGCCAAGAAGGCAGCAAAGAAGGCTCCCGCCAAGAAGGCCGCGACCAAGACCGCTGCCAAGAAGGCCGCGACCAAGGCTCCCGCCAAGAAGGCCGCGACCAAGGCTCCCGCCAAGAAGGCCGCGACCAAGGCTCCCGCCAAGAAGGCCGTGACCAAGGTCACCAAGGCTCCGGCCAAGAAGGTGACCAAGGCAACAGTGAAGAAGACTGCCGCCAAGGCTCCAGTCCGCAAGGCTGCGACCAAGGCACCCGCCAAGAAGGCTGCGGCAAAGAGGCCGGCCACCAAGGCTCCCGCCAAGAAGGCGACGAGCACCCGGCGCGGTCGCAAGTAA
- a CDS encoding NUDIX hydrolase, with the protein MSIPSSSVRRRSGDRIVYAAGAVLWRPGKAKGAIEIALIHRPRYDDWSLPKGKVDPGETAAVAAAREVCEETGQHAHLGRRLIMVSYPVEQGLKKVYYWAARSLGGEFTAGNEVDKLIWLPVADAMTKLDYAQDRKVLRRFGKKPADTKTVLVVRHGSAGSKSRFSGDDTQRPLDKKGRAQAEALVPQLLAFGADTVFAADRLRCHQTVQPLAEELGVVIHNERTLTEEAYAKNAKRGRQRLLQIATRDGTPVICSQGKVIPDLIAWWCERDGVRSDRSRNHKGSTWVLSLSGGRVIAADHIGGALAANVRA; encoded by the coding sequence TTGTCGATCCCCAGCTCGTCTGTCCGCCGACGCTCGGGAGACCGAATCGTATACGCCGCCGGTGCGGTGCTGTGGCGCCCGGGAAAGGCCAAGGGGGCAATCGAGATTGCATTGATCCACCGCCCTCGCTATGACGACTGGTCGCTGCCCAAAGGCAAAGTGGATCCCGGCGAGACCGCAGCGGTTGCGGCCGCGCGTGAGGTGTGCGAGGAGACGGGCCAGCACGCCCATCTCGGCAGGCGACTGATCATGGTGAGCTATCCCGTCGAGCAGGGCCTCAAGAAGGTCTACTACTGGGCCGCGCGCAGCCTCGGCGGGGAGTTCACCGCCGGAAACGAGGTCGACAAGCTGATCTGGTTACCGGTCGCCGACGCGATGACCAAGCTTGACTACGCACAGGATCGAAAGGTCTTGCGGCGGTTCGGCAAAAAGCCGGCGGATACCAAGACCGTCCTGGTGGTCCGGCACGGCAGCGCTGGCAGCAAGTCACGCTTCTCCGGAGATGACACCCAACGGCCACTCGACAAGAAGGGACGAGCCCAGGCCGAGGCACTCGTGCCACAGCTGCTGGCTTTCGGCGCCGACACGGTGTTCGCGGCCGACCGGCTGCGCTGCCATCAGACGGTGCAGCCACTGGCCGAGGAATTGGGAGTGGTCATCCACAACGAGCGCACCCTCACCGAAGAGGCCTACGCCAAGAACGCCAAGCGCGGTCGGCAACGGCTACTGCAGATCGCTACGCGCGACGGCACACCCGTGATCTGCTCGCAGGGCAAGGTGATTCCGGACCTGATCGCTTGGTGGTGCGAACGCGACGGCGTCCGCTCCGACAGATCGCGCAACCACAAAGGCAGTACGTGGGTGCTGTCGCTATCCGGCGGCCGCGTCATCGCCGCCGACCACATCGGCGGCGCGCTGGCAGCCAACGTGCGGGCCTAA